Below is a genomic region from Vitis riparia cultivar Riparia Gloire de Montpellier isolate 1030 chromosome 5, EGFV_Vit.rip_1.0, whole genome shotgun sequence.
TAACATAGATATTCTAACAAAAACCCTAAATTCATGACTAGTAATAGAGGAGTCAAAAATCCTTGCACACGCCTACCTCCCTACTACACGCAACTACATATTAAACATTTTTACTGGATAAAAAGCTTGATTATCTTTTTCTAATGCTGTCGGACTTCCGCCTTCTTCTTCTGCCAGAGCCGATCCACAGCGCTGTCGGCATCTCCCTGAGGGACAAAACCAAAgataaaaaagggaaatgagaGCTTGCAGATGACAATTGAAATTACTTCAACTGCATGATGAAAGCAGGAAACAGAACAGAAAGGGTTTCCATGCAAATGGTAAGTTTGATGAAGAATCATCATGCAATGAACCCACACAAATGTTTGTCACAGAATGATGAGAACTTGCTACATAAACCAATGCCTTCTAACAAGATCCCATGACACTAAAAAAGAATTAACAAACACAAGCCACTTACATTTGATCCAGGGTTGGAAGTCTTCAACTTCATTCAAGTAGAAACATCATTTAAGAAAAATGGATTTAGAACACAATCATATGCATATCATCTTCGTTTTATTTCATTCTCATCATCTCCCATATCTTCATCTCATTTCACTCTTATCATTAACAGCTTGGCATGACAAGGTATGGTTTGTAAGCATTAATacattcaacatttttttaaaagttaaagacttttcattagttttttttccctGCTGCCACTTTTGAATCTTCCTCATCCTCACCCAAATCCCGTATCACTTAAGCCAAGCCTCAAGGGCCATAAATTCATTCAGTGAACTATGGTTGTATAGcataaacaattattttcaagaaacttTTCATCAGTTTTTTTCCCTGCTGCCACTTTGGAACCTTCCTCATCCTCACCCAAACCCCTTATCACTTAAGCCAAGCCTCAAGGGCCATAAATTCATTCAATGACCTATGGTTGTAATGCATGAATTCATACACAAAGGACCAAATTATCAAATCATTTGTGTTAGCAGGACATGTAATTCAAATATTTCTCACTGACACTACCCATGTCCAGAATCAACTAATTTGGTTATCCGGTTGATTTCACTTACCTCGTAAAACTTCACTTAGCCACCATTAATTTGAAATCTCATCAAATACCGAGGTCAATGAAATTGACGGTGAGGGAAATTAACCCTTGTTTATTTGTCGATTAAATTCCCACATATGTATAGCAGACATGTGTAATCAATTCAATCAAACTAAACCCAGTAACACGAAAAAGGAtccaattattcaaaaaatgatgaatgGAAGATTGCCAATGGCATCAATAAACTAGCATCACCCTTTCTTCACAGCAAACACTTCAATTAACAAGAACTGAACTGCAAATTATAGTACTAGAAATGCAAACAGGTAAGAAAAAGACCTGAGCACGGACAAAACCACATAGAGCGAAGGTGGAGAATTGACCAGTGAACACTCCATCCTCGTCCACATGCCCTATGTTTATCTGAACAGATGCATGGTCCTTTGAAGTAATTAGCCTATTTGTGGCAGAACTGCAATTACATATCATGATTTAGAAAAATCAACCAACCCGAAAACCTTGcagaaaaatcaaaagtatgtTCAAATACCATTTCCTGGGGATGTACAGATCCATGTTTTGACCCTCTTCGTTCTGCATTTTGCCTTGTGTTTGCGACTACAGCGAAATCTGTAATTTTTTCATGATGCAAACTAGTTTAGAAGTGGCTCAAACCCTGATTCCACCAGTGGAAATCTGAACTccgatatgattttttttttttttttttttttttacggtCCGTTTGGTTGTCGAGAacttagagaaaataaaaagtgaagacaaatttaaatatcacgttcttatttaattttctcgGAAACCCAAGGAAAATTAGTTGAGAGAAAGCATACCAGGAAACGTGAAGGACGAGAGCAGCTGCAGGGAGCAGAGTTGCAAACCGGCAGACCTTAAAAGGGCAAAACCCTAATATGGATGGACCGAAAGTCCAGTGCTTACAAGTCGGCCCATTAAGGCAGCTTGGGCGTCTAACGAGGGAaattaaaaaagtgtttttaaaaaccacttTGAATCTGATAATGGGCTTAAATGCCCTCTTTTTCATTCCACTTTAAATCCCAATCTAATTTGTATCCTCCGGGCGGCCATAGCCGGCCACCGTGGTTGCCATCCATGTGATTTTTCACATGcacttttttatttaaccatgagagaattagaaaataaataaataaaattgaaacttgAACCAAACTTTATTTGTTGATGGGACACCCCTGGGGCCTAGTGGGTCATCTGAAATTTGTAGTCTTGCACAGATCTTTTTGGGCTTGTGGAAAATTGCTCCTATCTTGAAGGGCTTTAAATGGCTCTCATAGAATTTACCATGGCCCACTTGTAAAGCCCAATTGCTACTCTCTTTTGAAGTCCTTTCCCATTCTAAAGGATTGTACACTGAAGTTTGAAATAGAACTTGGTAGAACACTTACATAAAATCTGAAAATAAAAttcctaaataaaaaatttaaatatggtATATGAAAAAGAGCTGTAGCCAGACGCGAACCCACAATTTCTGCGCCGAATCctccttgatttttctttcattctctcgaGAAAGTGACAACCCACTTTGAAGAATGATGACAAATAGATAACAGGAGAAGTGAGTGGTGCACATGAAATGAATTCATGCTTAAATTATAAGACAAGGGATATGAAAGTCAAGTGGCATATGCCGTAAATACTCGGCCACATAATGGCATTTCCACAAAAGCTCTGAGATATAACTCAAAAGCTGTCTCCTGCTCAGCTCAGAAGCGGAAAGAAGAGAACAAACGCAAAAGGAGATTTGAAATTTGGAACAGAGGAATACAGGAGAGAAGCCAAAATGGGGAACTCATCTGCTTTTGTCCTCATCTGTGCAATCATGGCCGTTCACATGGTGCTTACATCCTCAGCCGTTGATTTCAGCGGCGACCACCTCCAGTTCCAGCTGGGCTGGATTCCCGCGAGATCGGCCTGCCAGGGCTCAATCGCGGAGTGCCTGGCCGGAGAAGAGTTCGAGATGGATTCGGAGATCAACAGGCGCATATTAGCTTCCAAGAGGTACATAAGCTACGGTGCACTGAGCAGGAACAGTGTGCCGTGCTCACGGCGGGGCGCGTCCTACTACAACTGCAGAGCTGGCGCTCAAGCCAACCCCTACACTCGCGGTTGCAGCGCCATTACTCGCTGCCGCCGTTAGCTTCTCTCCTCCTACCTTTCTCTAAttcaaaatttacttttattcatACAATTTAATACGGTCTATTCTATTTCCCTACTCgatcatgtttttctttttcctttctaaatTATGTGTGTGAAATGGAGAATTGGAGAATTGTATGGGAGAGAAAAGTAGAGGATGTATAGTATGAGAGATCGCCTTTCACTCTTGAAGAACACTATGTTGttcaaattgaaaatgtttCCTGTTAAGATCAGTATCtgaataaataatcaaattcaaaaaaaaaaaattagtaccATCTGTGTTTGATCTGTTTTCATCTGATCAATAACATGACTGGAGTTGGTTGGATGAGAAATCGGAATATTGTCATTAATTGTTATGGTAGGGTTGGTGGGATGAGAAAATATCAGCTTCTGTTGGTTTACACCAGACGTGTGTTTTGttgaatttattttccataTCCTGATGGGGCCATTGATAATACCTGTCTCTGGTATTTAAACggagaatgagaatgaaaacaTGAACATGTAATTTGAAGGGCCTTGCCTGCCATGTGAATTTTCAAACATTCTCATTACTTCTTCAAATggttcaaattaattatttgacataaacaattaaaatatcaaatatgtgaACTAAGAAATTAAGtcctatttgaaaaatattttaaataagaaaaatcattagaaaatagaaatcggttttttacttttaaaatcaaaaaatttaatatttttatttttaaaaacaaaaatcaagatattttcaaaaaataatttttagttgtttttatttatttttaaaataattatataaatatagagaataattaaaaataaaacattatatataaaatttatttttaaaagcataaaaactggttaaaaacatttcaacgTCTTGAAAACATCAGAGAAAAATGTTCTTCGGAAACGTTTtcaaaaaacagttaccaatcAAGCATGTGTTGAGCGTCCAATTAAGTAGTGTGTTTGATGGAACTGGGCATTTTCATAGTGTATTTGATGCTGTTATTGCCCGCACTAGTTTCCTACACCCAAATTCTCcaatggaaattgagttgatcAAAGATCTTATTGAAGGAACTGGGCATTTTCATAGTGTATTTGATGCTGTTATTGCCCGCACTAGTTTCCTACACCCAAATTCTCcaatggaaattgagttgatcAAAGATCTTATTGAAGCCCTTCTCATAGGTTAATATGGTCTCAAGATTAACTGTTAATCAAAGGTCTGTTCGAGTAGGTTATGCCCACCATGTGTTCAGGCTAATGAGTCTGGGTCAGCGTGCCTAAAAAGAAGAGGAATTAGGATGAAACACACATTCCAGTGCTTTGATCAATAAAGCACAAAGGTGCAGTGGGAAGACTAGAATTGCATTTTCTTCCTTCCTCCTTTTTCCGGGTATCAAAAGTTAAAGGCCTTCATGAGGAACCATGGACATGAATCTCTCAAGTTTTAAAGAAGATGCTAAATATATAGATTACAGACCAAACCTTCTAGcattcaaggaaagaaaaagatccATGAATCTGACATTAAGAATCACAAGATATCTTAATTACAAGTCTCAGGTACATATTCATACCCTCTCAAAGTAGAATTATCAGTCTTCAGGTTGAAAATCAGAAAGCCGGGAACAAAAGAGACAGAGCAGTAGAAGCCTACCCGTTTAAAACAAAACATGCCACTGCTATCCTTATGCTGAATCAACAGGAGACTTGGATTCTTCGGGCTTGGGCCTTGGGGCGCCAGAAGATGATGGGGAGCCCTCTACACCCATCTCAGTTCTCAGATCATTGATGCTCTGCTCCAACTCATCTATCCTGCTGCCCATCTCATCAAGTGCATCACAGTCAAAGAAACCAAGAATTCACTCCATTTGTATATGGTTCCATGGTGgaattttaaaacatagaaataaAGTTGCATCATTGTCTTCTCATAAAATTTTAAGGCATAGTTCTTCCATAAACATTTAAGTCACTACAACAGCTGCCTCTCCTTCCTCCACTTCCCTCAACCCCCATCCAAATTGTACAATTTTATGGCACAAAACTAATCTTCACTAGAACTGGTGCTACAAAAGTACCAAAGAAAGTcgttttttaaagaaaattaaactgATCCTGAACATGATCCTAAAAGattcaaaaaccaaaacaacaCCAACCAAAAGctatgaaaatgaattaaatgaTTTTGTTCCAATCAGGTGGCCAAAATGCTCCTTCAATGTGGGTTAAAAACTTAAGGCTAGGTTTGAATCATGGAAAGTgcgaggaaaaggaaaaaaacaaaggaaaggaGAAGTAgagaaagattttaaaaaaaaaacaaagtttgatgtcaactaatttttttttcccgaCTTCAATTTTATTCTCCTTCTATAGAgagaagaattttaaaaatttacaagtttttcaaacaattatcatttatttcattttcttacaCATTTTTCATgacaaaccaaatatgagaatttgAGATTTATTTCTGCTTTTCCCTTAACAAGATCAAAATGTCTAAAAGCATGCTACATGTGGCCCAGAACAAGTAATTAACATAGACAAAACAAAAGGATATTCTTTGTTACGATGGAGTCGGACATTGCCTGGAACCTGGATTGCTGCAAAATACAGTAACAGATGCAACATAACCGAATTCGTTAAACAAAGGCATGGGTCTGAATGGAAATTCCAGCCAATAAGTGAAATGACAAACTCACCATCTGCTGAAGGAGATTTTGTACCTGAAAAAGAACGATGCAAAGATTCAGCTAAGGGCAAGGCCTTTGTTCACTTCaactaaaaaactaaatattgcAATTTGCATAGAGTGCATCATATTCCATAGACAAGATTCCGCTAACTACTTGTTTTATTTGGTATTCAATAATCACTAACCCAATaacagaaaaggaaaagaggaaaCCTCATAACCCAATAACAGAAATGGAAAGAGGAAGCCTCGTATAGCAAGTATCTAACTGCATATACCACAGGGATACTAAAACAATGCATTAATCTAAGGTTGTGAGGAAGGCccatttccttaatttttttgagaTGATGCGACTTAGAAACATAAATAACATGAATGTTTACTTAatcagagagaaaaaaaactcaCAAACGCTGTCATATCAGCAGTGCTCTGTTTTGGATCATCTGAATCTTGCCCATCCtgccaaaaaggaaaaaccaaatCACTgctaaagaaaaacattttaaaaggaGCAATACAAACCACAGTATCACATAAGACTAAATATGCAACCAGTCAGTCTAAAGCAGTACTGGATAAAATACATTTATGGCCATTGAAGGTGAAGTCAATGATTAAAATTCAACTGGTTCCAAAAAAACCCAGTCttggtatttttattattgttgatATTGGTATCGATTCACATCTCAATATTGACCTTCTTTCtaagacaaaaacaaagaacaatCCCACAGTTTCTAACTGATACTCATAGCTTTTAGGATGCAGATGAACATTAGTATGAAATGTCATTACTTCCTCTTTCAGAAATTTTAAAGATATGGATTACTGTTCCTTTCTCTACACCAAAGGCACAAAGCTCAAATAGTTGGACCCATCTCTAAATCCGCCTCTCTGAGGAGACCTTCCTAACAAGAAGGTATGCTGGATAAGGCTTCTAAGCTGGTGAAAATAAGATTTCTAAGCCTTCTGCAACTTCTTATTCATAAGttaattattatgattatgagCAGCCACTCAGATTGTAAATGAAGTACCACAAATATTTCACATTGCTAACTTTAACATAAAGCATGCCAAAACCCTCTAATGACTACTGCAGAACTTATAACCCAAAATATCAGAGAGAACATAATTATCTTCTTTTGAAAAAAGCAAGATGTATAAGTTTTAAGAACCCTTTAAAGCTAGATAGACTCTCACTTGAAAGAACTTCTTATCTTCCAATTTCATCAAGTAACATCTTATTCATTGCTCTGTTTTCCCAATCAACAAAGTCTTACCCCAAAAGTACATCCAGAACAAAAAGAGTGATTACTAGCCTTACGTAATATTGTTTAAGCAACATGATCCATACTTGCTTGGGCACACACAACTACTTATGCTATCCacataaatcttatttttacgAAAGAAATTGGGGGTATAGCATCCCAAACCTTACACATCATGCTTTTAAACCATATAATTAAAGCAATAGGCTAATAGACACTTGAAATGATTAAACATGCTCATGGGACTCAGTACAGAATTTTTTCACTCCAACTTTGACAAAGGGTTGTTGGTCAATgcatatttatgaaaaaacaattcTGTGTGCTTCCTTATTTATGTGGAGGGACACAAACAAtagttttgaattttaagtCAAAACATACAACCAAAATTATGACAAGACAGTGGTCTTGAAAGTCAATTAGCATATCACCAGATATTGAAAACAGAAATAATTACATAATAAGTcacacaacaaaaaaatatacaGCGAAGTTCTCATTCACAGTTAAAACCAGTGCTGTGAAAAATTGCTTTAGTGGGCACGCAAGAACAACCTTTCAATCCAAAAATCATCACTAGGTGAAGTATGTATAGTCTGAATTTAACAGTCCATTGCAACTTTgccataaaacaatttttttaaggtaattGTACCAAAGTTTCACAGGCCTTCAACTCTAAATTGGGTGTTTTTATGTCTTACATGTTCATAGTATTTCATTTCCATTGTTACCTCCAACAGAAACTAATTCTTAAAATCTCAAACAATTTTTCCCCTTGAAAAACAACAACAATGGAGTGCACGCTGATGCACATTAGAAGGCAAACTACAACTCTCCGACCACAGAAaagtaaggaaaagaaaaacaaaactcgAATCTAACAataacatttcatttttttcttattttcccgCCATACAGTTCATAGATCTCAACTAAACTTATACATTCATTGTCACGGATTCCAAtacccaaaaaaacaaaaaccaaaaatcttagtttattttcttttccctgcattttctcggcaaccaaacagcgATTCAAACAACAGAACTGAAAAAATATCTcctcaaaaacaaaatagaatcGCCTTAAAAACAGATCAAAAGGTACAAAAAGGGGATTCtcagattaaaaataaaataaaataaaaaatcaatttcaaaaccCTAACTGAATCCATGATGAAGAAACAGATTCGAGAAGTGCAGAGAATGGAATTTTCGGATAAAAGAGGTCAATCGatgaacaattaaaaaaaaaaaggtacaagTTTCCTTAAAGCAAAATAGATTTACCATTTTCGAGTCTAGTGAAGGCTTCGAGTCGCTCTTTTCCTTCTGCAGAGCCACAGAGCAGATGCAGGGAGATGTTGTGAGGAGAGAATGATACCTCAAATTTGAGTACGCAATTACGAATTTATCCCTGCATGGCTATTACGTAATTTTATCAATGTCTTTATGCATTTTTACAACGAATTTGCCCTTCTCTGGGTCACTTATTTATACcagaaattaattatatttgagtttcatgaccaataaaaaatgagaaaatataaattaataaaattatatttaaattgtgATTTTGGTATAGGAgtaacttaaaaaattattatcttcaACCGATATTTCTTgacattttattgatatttcactgatttttcgatttttttattattaaataaataaattataattattttatttttatatttgatttaatttattactaaaaatataaaaacataattttcttaataggttctttttatatattctatatattcattaaatataataaaaataaatattaaaaaaattatgcatatattattatttatttgatattgttgaatatatttaaattaaaattgattataattttaatattaaatatattttaaaattagacatattatcataataatattataaaataatctataatataatttaataataaatatatatttataaaatttataatttttattaatatagaagatattattatcaaatgacaaattatatatatatatatatatattaaaaataagttaaaaatatatattttaactttttatataatttaaaaaaaaaaattaatatttttaaaaaatttattaatttttaggttACCCATgtcaaaatatcatatataatttgttattaccgatatttttatgattgattAAAGTTATACAAATTATGCTCATATTTGAACCATTTTGAATACTTATTTgagaataaaatcaaaatgtacATTTTTAGTGCGGAAATCTTGGATAGTCCAATTGGTTATGACGAATATTGGGATCCCAGTAAGAAAATAACCTGAGATTTGGGTAAAGAAAAGCTGGGAAATCCTGAGTTTGATCCATTTGGATGGTAACGACAATCATAATGATGGGTTTTGTTAATGTTCTTTTAAGGTAATTCTAGACTTCCCATTTAAGTGAATCATAAATGGTCCAGATAAATCTCTAAGGAAACAAGAACGTCCACCGGTAAAGGAACCGGCTCCTCCCCTTTTTAACTATTGGTTTTCATTCacgttttcaaaaacttttagaaattcCATTGGAGATTGGACATGGAGTTGAAACATGGTCCAGAAGATCAAGCTCCAACCCATCAACACAAAATCTCTCTCCCAAAGCTAGCAGTTGCAGTGGGTGTCCCAGTATGTCTGACCATggctataatatttttatttggttcaaGCCATAAGTACAGGGCCATAGCGAAGCCGTTTTGGTTTCCGCCTCTATGGGTCATGCACGTGGGCTCGTTGGTCTGCTCCGGGCTCATGGGTGTCTCGGCGTGGGCGGTGTGGTCCGAAGGTGGGTTCAGGGGAGAATCCGATGCACTGCCTCTGTACGTGGCTCATATCTCTCTGGGAATCGTGTGGGAACCTCTCGTCGTCGTGATGGGAGCGGCTTGGATGGGGTTGGGGTTCTGTGTGGTGCATTTTGGGACTCTTGTTGCGTGCTACTCGGCATTTCGAAACGTGAATCCGGTGGTGGGAGAGCTCGTTAAGCCTTGTTTGGCTTGGGTAGCCATTCTTACTTTTCTTACCTTTAAGCTTATTTATCTCTAGTTCCTGGTGATTTTGAGTAATCCTTGTGATTATGTTTTTGTGGTGAATCTGGGGATGTTAGAGGTAGcgtcaataataaaaataggaaagttttcacattttaattttttttaaataatcaatattATTATCTAGACTGACCGAGAAATGGAATAGGACTATTTATTATATTCCATATTTCACCAAAcagaatatattatttaatatcttatctatatatatcgatgaataataaatttattattctctttcattttctttctttttttaaaaaaaaaaatctttatattaatcattttaccaaaaaaaaaatttcattaagatattaaaattatagcataaaaaattacaaaataatcgAATTTAGTGCTAAgagagatttcatttttttttgttaataataagtattaaaacaaaaattgagaaataaaatatgttttcgattttaatttttattccttGCATGAACTAAACATAAACATGGATGAGATATGCATTAGATATTATTTCATTGATGATGAAATCTTAGAATATATATTGGAAACTTAGAAAGTTAGAATATGCATATCTGATTAAAATATTAGGATATGCATATTTGATTGAAAGCTATGTTTAGCTctagaaaagtttgaaaaaaagaaaaaaataataataataacaaatagttttaaaatccataaattatttttatatattatttcaaaaaaaaattcacatatttaaaaatatacaaattttaattgtatttaactttctttcataaaatcaaatatgaaaaaatttatttttcttaacaatttttttcttcaaacagGAGGACAACAAGAACAAATGCAGTTGCACCATTTTACAAACAGGTGGTGGTCAAGCTGAGTCCGATAGGCAGACAGTTCTCAAGTGGTTGGTGTCATATCAATATGAATGGAAGAGATGGATAAATGTTTCTGTATCTGAAGATATTTTAACATGCTTGTGATATTTCTAGATATTTATGAAAATGCccaattttgattatttacaaACAAACATTAATAACCTAATGTAGCAATAATCACCTCAATCATCTACAAATGTGCCATAAAGCCAAGAGCCCAATCCCACCTTCCATGACCTGCCCACCCATCAGAATGAGAAGAACAACAAAGAATATTAAGGCACTGTCCACCTAAATATTCAAGGTCCAAAGAATGTAGTTCTGTTTCTTTGAAATATATTACTTAATAATATATCCCAACTAAGTTAAACCATTAAGACAAGTAATGCTTACCAacatttgaaaaggaaaatattaaacatCATCTGCTGCAACATTAGAACTCTAAGTTGAGTTTCTGAATTATATGCTTCACATCATGTTTGATCATAATCATGCATACCATTCAGTAACCGGAAGCTGGTTAATAAAAATACATGGTAACTTGAGTTGCAAGGGCTCAACTAGGGGAGAGAGGATTCAGTTACCGTCTACAAAGATTGCCAGGTAAAACATGTTGATATGATAACTTGAATACAACAATGGCAGTCCAAGCATCTATTTCATGGTAGAAAGGAGAGATACCCATCAGTCGCCACTTGCACAGCCCCTGCATCCGCAATGCACACACTCTATAACCTTCTCCTCCCTTAGGTGCTTGGGGACCCGGCAAACACATGT
It encodes:
- the LOC117913993 gene encoding 40S ribosomal protein S21-like is translated as MQNEEGQNMDLYIPRKCSATNRLITSKDHASVQINIGHVDEDGVFTGQFSTFALCGFVRAQGDADSAVDRLWQKKKAEVRQH
- the LOC117913837 gene encoding translocator protein homolog; translation: MAIIFLFGSSHKYRAIAKPFWFPPLWVMHVGSLVCSGLMGVSAWAVWSEGGFRGESDALPLYVAHISLGIVWEPLVVVMGAAWMGLGFCVVHFGTLVACYSAFRNVNPVVGELVKPCLAWEDNKNKCSCTILQTGGGQAESDRQTVLKWLVSYQYEWKRWINVSVSEDILTCL
- the LOC117914059 gene encoding protein RALF-like 33 encodes the protein MGNSSAFVLICAIMAVHMVLTSSAVDFSGDHLQFQLGWIPARSACQGSIAECLAGEEFEMDSEINRRILASKRYISYGALSRNSVPCSRRGASYYNCRAGAQANPYTRGCSAITRCRR
- the LOC117913791 gene encoding heat shock factor-binding protein; the protein is MDGQDSDDPKQSTADMTAFVQNLLQQMQSRFQAMSDSIVTKIDEMGSRIDELEQSINDLRTEMGVEGSPSSSGAPRPKPEESKSPVDSA